The following are from one region of the Polaribacter marinaquae genome:
- a CDS encoding tRNA-dihydrouridine synthase family protein gives MSQTLLSSPLQGFTDYKFRNAFNHFFGGIDTFYAPYIRLNGKLVIKNSYKRDIELANNTTLEVIPQIITNDVDEFLFVAKYIRELGYKELNWNLGCPYPMVTKRGMGSGLIADPEKINNILHKVHNESDVLVSMKMRMGYENPEEILKTLPVLDKYPLKNIAIHARIGKQLYKGGTDLDSFQKCIDNTKHKLYYNGDVTSVNAFKKLQERFPTIDHWMIGRGLIADPFLPNMIKKDTLEYPKNRFDIFNEFHDRIFTEYDAALSGPTPIKMKMLGFWEYFSKSFANPQKTYKKIKKAQNVKKYEIAVREIFKEAKNG, from the coding sequence ATGAGTCAAACATTACTTTCTTCTCCTTTACAAGGTTTTACAGATTATAAATTTAGAAATGCTTTCAATCATTTTTTTGGCGGAATCGATACGTTCTACGCTCCTTATATTCGATTAAACGGCAAACTTGTTATTAAAAATTCTTACAAGCGAGATATTGAATTGGCAAATAATACAACGCTAGAAGTTATTCCGCAAATTATTACAAATGATGTTGATGAGTTTTTATTTGTTGCAAAATATATAAGAGAATTAGGCTACAAAGAATTAAACTGGAATCTTGGTTGCCCTTATCCAATGGTTACCAAACGTGGTATGGGTTCTGGTTTAATTGCAGATCCAGAAAAAATAAATAATATTCTTCATAAAGTTCATAATGAATCTGATGTTTTGGTTTCGATGAAAATGAGAATGGGTTATGAAAATCCTGAAGAAATTTTAAAAACTTTACCTGTTTTAGACAAGTACCCTCTTAAAAACATTGCAATTCATGCAAGAATTGGAAAGCAGTTGTATAAAGGCGGAACAGATTTAGATTCTTTTCAGAAATGTATCGACAATACAAAACACAAATTATATTATAATGGCGATGTTACCTCTGTAAATGCCTTTAAAAAGCTACAAGAAAGATTCCCTACAATAGATCATTGGATGATTGGTAGAGGCTTAATTGCTGATCCTTTTTTACCTAATATGATTAAGAAAGATACTTTAGAATATCCAAAAAATAGATTTGATATTTTTAATGAATTTCACGATCGTATTTTTACTGAATATGATGCAGCTTTATCTGGACCAACTCCCATTAAAATGAAGATGCTTGGTTTCTGGGAATATTTTTCTAAAAGTTTTGCCAATCCGCAAAAAACCTATAAAAAAATTAAAAAAGCTCAAAACGTAAAAAAATACGAAATTGCAGTTAGAGAAATTTTTAAAGAAGCTAAAAACGGTTAA
- a CDS encoding mechanosensitive ion channel family protein, whose translation MRKIFWLLFLVSFIINAQKDSVRVDLSNPNATLYTHLYFLQSDSYQPKKSAKTILGLPEKEAIKKVVRIKKVLDGKGLYVDFNKVPKNANYKDTVRYSSYEKYTPFPQRMPEISVEKIENKWYYSSETVAKIDSLYNAVFPWYVQKIQDFIPEFGHKKLWTIEYWQLFSVLIFMVLTVLIFFVFRKLTFVILNRIQQKITKTTDITFDQSLKKLARPISLLIAISFLDSVFPSLYFSLEINKWVFLFIDIAKVVFWTYVLINLVHVLMKFYSVFTEKTHNRLDDQLSPILHNFFVGLVIFIGVLRLVALFGVDTTTILAGATIGGLAVALASQDTVKNLIGTIMIFLDKPFHIEDWIEAGEVVGTVEKVGFRSTSVRAADTSVYQIPNSKLSEIVINNKGLRLFRRYNTNLGLRYDTPPELIEAFVKGVREIIIAHPETRSDSYNVEFTGFGDSALLVMVNVYFKSLAWGVEQSSKHRLHIAIVKLAKELGVDFAFPSTTVTIEHFPEKQGLNPKYNTDAGRIDTAITKVLEEFNKENPKED comes from the coding sequence ATGCGTAAAATATTTTGGTTATTATTTTTAGTATCATTTATAATAAACGCTCAAAAAGATTCTGTAAGAGTCGATTTAAGTAACCCTAATGCTACTTTGTATACGCATTTATATTTTTTACAATCAGATTCTTATCAGCCTAAAAAATCTGCTAAGACAATTTTAGGTTTACCAGAAAAAGAAGCGATAAAAAAAGTTGTAAGAATTAAAAAGGTTTTAGACGGTAAAGGTCTTTATGTAGATTTTAATAAAGTGCCAAAAAACGCCAATTATAAAGATACTGTTCGATATTCTTCATATGAAAAATATACACCTTTTCCGCAGCGAATGCCAGAAATATCTGTAGAAAAAATAGAAAACAAATGGTATTATTCTTCTGAAACGGTTGCTAAAATAGATAGTTTATACAATGCTGTTTTTCCTTGGTATGTTCAAAAGATTCAAGATTTTATTCCAGAATTTGGACATAAAAAATTATGGACCATAGAATATTGGCAATTATTTTCTGTGCTTATTTTTATGGTATTAACCGTACTTATATTTTTTGTTTTTAGAAAATTAACGTTTGTAATTTTAAATAGAATACAGCAAAAAATTACGAAAACTACAGATATTACTTTTGATCAATCTTTAAAAAAATTGGCAAGACCAATTAGTTTATTAATTGCTATTAGTTTTTTAGATAGTGTTTTTCCTTCGTTATACTTTAGTTTAGAAATTAATAAATGGGTTTTCTTGTTTATAGATATTGCTAAGGTTGTTTTTTGGACATACGTTTTAATAAATTTAGTTCATGTTTTAATGAAGTTTTACAGTGTTTTTACAGAAAAAACACATAACCGATTAGACGATCAATTATCTCCAATTCTACACAACTTCTTTGTTGGCTTGGTTATATTTATTGGTGTTTTAAGGTTAGTAGCTTTATTTGGTGTAGATACTACAACAATTTTAGCAGGTGCTACTATTGGTGGTTTAGCTGTTGCTTTGGCGTCTCAAGACACAGTAAAAAATCTAATTGGTACAATTATGATTTTTTTAGACAAACCGTTTCATATAGAAGATTGGATTGAAGCCGGAGAAGTTGTTGGTACTGTAGAAAAAGTAGGTTTTAGATCTACAAGTGTGCGTGCAGCAGATACATCTGTATACCAAATACCAAATAGTAAACTATCAGAAATTGTTATCAATAACAAAGGTTTACGTTTGTTTAGACGTTATAACACAAATTTAGGTTTGCGCTATGATACTCCGCCAGAATTAATCGAGGCATTTGTAAAAGGTGTAAGAGAAATAATTATTGCACATCCAGAAACAAGATCAGATTCTTACAATGTAGAATTTACTGGTTTTGGAGATTCGGCATTGTTGGTAATGGTAAATGTATACTTTAAAAGTTTGGCTTGGGGTGTAGAGCAATCTTCTAAACATCGATTACACATTGCAATAGTAAAGTTGGCAAAAGAATTAGGAGTAGATTTTGCTTTTCCGTCTACAACAGTTACTATAGAGCATTTTCCAGAGAAACAAGGTTTAAATCCTAAATATAACACGGATGCTGGTAGAATAGATACCGCAATTACAAAAGTTTTAGAAGAATTTAATAAAGAAAACCCTAAAGAAGATTAA
- a CDS encoding gamma carbonic anhydrase family protein, with protein sequence MAIIKPVRGKHPQIPSDCFIAENATVLGEVSLGKECSIWYNAVIRGDVHFIKIGNKVNIQDGAVIHATYQKSPTTIGNNVSIGHNAIVHGCTIKDNVLVGMGSIIMDDCVVESNSIIAAGAVVTKNTIVESGSIYAGVPAKKVKDISEELISGEINRIADNYVTYSSWFKE encoded by the coding sequence ATGGCAATAATAAAACCAGTAAGAGGTAAACACCCACAAATTCCATCAGATTGTTTTATAGCAGAAAATGCAACAGTTTTGGGCGAAGTATCTTTAGGTAAAGAATGTTCAATTTGGTATAATGCGGTAATTCGTGGCGATGTACACTTTATAAAAATTGGTAATAAAGTAAATATTCAAGATGGCGCTGTAATACATGCAACGTATCAAAAATCGCCAACAACTATTGGCAATAACGTATCTATTGGACATAATGCAATTGTGCACGGTTGTACAATTAAAGACAATGTTTTGGTTGGTATGGGAAGTATTATTATGGATGATTGCGTAGTAGAATCTAATTCTATAATTGCAGCAGGCGCTGTAGTTACAAAAAACACAATAGTAGAAAGTGGTAGTATTTACGCGGGTGTACCTGCTAAAAAAGTGAAAGATATTTCAGAAGAATTAATTTCTGGAGAAATAAACAGAATTGCAGACAATTACGTTACCTATTCTAGCTGGTTTAAAGAGTAA
- a CDS encoding LytTR family DNA-binding domain-containing protein, producing the protein MKLNAIIVEDEGISRDIIRNYLSKYCPNVNLLGEASNIEEGYNLINKHNLDLVFLDVEMPFGNAFDLLEKIENRTFEVIFVTAYDHYAIEALNNNASYYLLKPISIDQLIKAVNTVLEIKQKEQQLQNKILETKSLAVHGKITIPQQDGFEILDVSDIIFCKADDNYTEIHLSNSKKLVSKTLKHFEGILKEYTFVRIHKSYLVNVNAIIKYKKGKGGSVIVSNGKEILVSASQKSNLLSYFK; encoded by the coding sequence ATGAAATTAAATGCAATTATAGTAGAAGACGAAGGAATTAGTAGAGATATAATTCGAAACTATTTAAGTAAATATTGCCCTAATGTTAATTTATTAGGTGAAGCTAGTAACATAGAAGAAGGTTACAATTTAATAAATAAACACAACTTAGATTTAGTTTTTCTAGATGTAGAAATGCCTTTTGGTAACGCGTTCGATTTGTTAGAAAAAATAGAAAATAGAACTTTTGAAGTCATTTTTGTTACAGCTTACGACCATTATGCAATAGAAGCATTAAATAATAATGCAAGTTATTATTTATTAAAACCCATTTCTATAGATCAATTAATAAAAGCAGTAAATACTGTTTTAGAAATTAAACAAAAAGAACAGCAACTTCAAAATAAAATTCTAGAAACAAAAAGTTTAGCTGTACATGGTAAAATTACAATTCCGCAGCAAGATGGTTTTGAAATTTTAGATGTAAGCGATATTATTTTTTGTAAAGCAGATGATAATTATACAGAAATTCATTTATCTAATTCTAAAAAACTAGTTAGCAAAACACTAAAACATTTCGAGGGTATTTTAAAAGAATATACTTTTGTTAGAATACATAAATCATATCTAGTTAATGTAAACGCAATAATTAAATATAAAAAAGGTAAAGGCGGTAGCGTTATTGTATCAAACGGAAAAGAAATTTTGGTTTCTGCATCTCAAAAAAGTAACCTACTCTCTTATTTTAAATAA
- a CDS encoding tetratricopeptide repeat-containing sensor histidine kinase codes for MNIRKYIIIYFIFFVALFYAQENTTNQTQESFFIQVKIELKATRATVKNADVFVNGKQFYYSEIKDFYNVEARIGDQLVVSHSDFEDVYYTIKSNEEIKILVEGITEISSKLLKRKNRKQDNYNTYLDSAQFYKKIDIDKSLYFIENAIKSGNSKERNSHTYKVLADIYLHWKQYDLAVTNYKLSNQIKEDLSTKIKLGTAQYLLKKYKESKKTFLKIKDENLSFYEKITVLESLGDIYFAQKKYIETKKYYNLAFNEAKQHNVTSKLTDISSKLATVYSAEGKIKLAAKGFNKALNFAKKEDLNRVLLEEEKVAEFLNSSKKYDQEIELRKKSLEKTAQENNSKEKINNEDAVTPQKINYKIGNAYILKEDYKEAISYLEESRAEAKKNKDIVVEKDATRRISEVFSNLGEYDKALKNYQKYVALVDSLYIGKEQEIQQVKRFSKKIADNQNRILSLEKDKELADSKINLAYIDSRLSEESNKSQRIIIYSLIGGFFLMILLVYFMYRNSQQQKIANNLLALKSMRSQMNPHFIFNALNSVNSFIAVNDERNANRYLSEFSTLMRSVLENSDEDFIPFTKELELLELYVKLEHNRFKDKFDYEIKIGKDINLEQFAIPPMLLQPYIENAIWHGLRYRKEKGKLEISMKLKNPDVLSVVILDNGIGRKNSEKLKTKNQLKQKSKGMSTIKNRIAILNSMYKDKISVKVSNALENGEGTKVELILKKN; via the coding sequence ATGAATATTAGAAAATACATAATAATCTATTTTATATTTTTTGTAGCATTATTTTATGCTCAAGAAAATACTACAAACCAAACGCAAGAAAGTTTTTTTATTCAGGTTAAAATAGAGCTGAAAGCAACAAGAGCTACTGTTAAAAATGCAGATGTTTTTGTAAACGGAAAACAATTTTATTATTCAGAAATTAAAGATTTTTACAACGTTGAAGCCAGAATAGGAGATCAATTAGTGGTAAGTCATTCTGATTTTGAAGACGTTTATTACACTATAAAATCTAATGAAGAAATTAAAATCTTAGTAGAAGGTATTACAGAAATCTCATCTAAACTATTAAAAAGAAAGAATAGAAAACAAGATAATTATAACACATACTTAGATTCTGCACAGTTTTACAAGAAAATTGATATTGACAAAAGTTTATATTTTATAGAAAACGCGATTAAAAGCGGTAACTCGAAAGAAAGAAACTCTCATACTTATAAAGTGTTAGCAGATATATATTTACACTGGAAACAGTATGATTTAGCGGTAACTAATTATAAGTTATCAAATCAAATTAAAGAAGACCTTTCTACTAAAATAAAATTAGGAACGGCGCAATATTTATTAAAGAAATACAAAGAAAGTAAAAAAACTTTCTTAAAGATTAAAGATGAAAATCTAAGTTTTTATGAGAAAATAACTGTTTTAGAAAGTTTGGGAGATATTTATTTTGCGCAAAAGAAATATATAGAAACTAAGAAGTATTACAATTTAGCTTTTAATGAAGCAAAACAACACAATGTAACTTCTAAATTAACCGATATAAGTTCTAAACTGGCAACTGTTTATTCTGCAGAAGGTAAAATTAAATTGGCTGCAAAAGGGTTTAACAAAGCATTAAACTTTGCTAAAAAAGAAGATTTAAATAGAGTGTTGTTAGAAGAAGAAAAGGTTGCAGAGTTTTTAAATTCATCAAAAAAATATGACCAAGAGATCGAGTTAAGAAAAAAGAGTTTAGAAAAAACAGCACAAGAAAATAATTCGAAGGAAAAAATAAACAATGAAGACGCTGTAACTCCGCAAAAAATTAATTATAAAATAGGAAATGCCTATATTTTAAAAGAAGATTACAAAGAAGCTATTTCTTACCTAGAAGAAAGTAGGGCAGAAGCCAAAAAGAACAAAGATATTGTAGTAGAAAAAGATGCTACGAGAAGAATTTCAGAAGTTTTTTCAAATCTTGGTGAGTATGACAAAGCATTAAAAAATTATCAAAAATATGTAGCCTTAGTAGATTCATTGTATATCGGTAAAGAGCAAGAAATACAGCAAGTAAAACGATTTTCAAAAAAAATTGCCGACAATCAAAACCGAATTTTAAGTCTAGAAAAAGATAAAGAATTAGCAGATAGCAAAATTAATTTAGCTTATATAGATTCTAGGTTATCCGAAGAAAGTAATAAAAGCCAAAGGATAATTATTTACTCCTTAATTGGTGGTTTTTTCTTAATGATTTTGTTAGTTTATTTTATGTACAGAAATAGCCAGCAACAAAAAATTGCCAATAATTTATTAGCTTTAAAATCTATGCGATCGCAAATGAATCCGCATTTTATTTTTAATGCTCTAAATTCTGTTAACAGTTTTATTGCTGTTAATGATGAAAGAAATGCCAATAGATATCTATCAGAATTTTCTACATTAATGCGATCTGTTTTAGAAAATTCTGATGAAGATTTTATTCCTTTTACTAAAGAATTAGAATTGTTAGAACTATATGTAAAATTAGAGCATAACAGATTTAAAGATAAATTTGATTATGAAATAAAGATTGGTAAAGACATTAACTTAGAACAATTTGCTATACCACCAATGTTATTACAGCCTTATATAGAAAATGCAATTTGGCACGGTTTAAGGTATCGAAAAGAGAAAGGAAAATTAGAAATTTCTATGAAACTTAAAAATCCGGATGTGCTTTCTGTTGTGATTTTAGATAACGGTATAGGAAGAAAAAATTCTGAAAAATTAAAAACTAAAAATCAATTAAAACAAAAATCTAAAGGAATGAGTACTATAAAAAATAGAATAGCTATTTTAAATAGTATGTACAAAGATAAAATTTCTGTAAAAGTTTCTAATGCTTTAGAAAACGGTGAAGGAACAAAAGTAGAATTGATTTTGAAAAAGAATTGA
- a CDS encoding SIMPL domain-containing protein (The SIMPL domain is named for its presence in mouse protein SIMPL (signalling molecule that associates with mouse pelle-like kinase). Bacterial member BP26, from Brucella, was shown to assemble into a channel-like structure, while YggE from E. coli has been associated with resistance to oxidative stress.): protein MKQLTFLFLLFLSSFILSQNSNLENSYIEVLGSSVKKVVPNEIYLDIFLKERIEKGKKLNLETLENQLKNALINIDISAENLFISDVNAVISKTGWFTKEMFSTAKYTLKVSSPKKLKSFFNCLDELKITQINITKATHSKLTELKKENKIAAIKAAKEKAYYLLDAINEKLGKPVFIKETESNKNQNFANTSNLLLNGYTSGISKLKRNKTITQFEEIVLKTSIFIKFKIE, encoded by the coding sequence ATGAAACAGCTTACATTTTTATTTTTACTTTTCTTGTCATCATTTATTTTAAGTCAAAACAGCAATCTCGAAAATTCTTATATCGAAGTTTTAGGTAGTTCTGTAAAAAAAGTTGTCCCCAACGAAATCTATTTGGATATTTTTTTAAAAGAACGAATAGAAAAAGGGAAAAAATTAAATTTAGAAACATTAGAAAATCAATTAAAAAATGCATTGATTAATATTGATATTTCAGCAGAAAATCTTTTTATTTCTGATGTAAATGCGGTTATTTCAAAAACTGGTTGGTTTACTAAAGAGATGTTTTCTACTGCTAAATACACTCTTAAAGTAAGCAGTCCAAAAAAATTAAAAAGTTTTTTTAATTGTTTAGATGAACTAAAAATAACACAAATAAACATAACAAAAGCAACGCACTCTAAACTAACCGAATTAAAAAAAGAGAATAAAATAGCCGCAATTAAAGCTGCAAAAGAAAAAGCTTATTATCTGTTAGATGCAATTAATGAGAAATTAGGTAAACCTGTTTTTATTAAAGAAACAGAATCGAATAAAAACCAGAATTTTGCCAATACGAGCAATTTGTTACTAAACGGTTACACGAGTGGGATTTCTAAGTTAAAAAGAAATAAAACTATCACTCAATTTGAAGAGATAGTTCTAAAAACTTCAATCTTTATAAAATTTAAAATTGAATAA
- a CDS encoding glucosaminidase domain-containing protein has product MKLKIIFSCVFLLILCSCGAKKKVVNKKNPGVVIVEPAPIDLPSVNEVELTKKLNKNNPRLNKETLSYIRKYAPIAVKEMHEYKIPASITLAQGILESGKGKSELALKSNNHFGIKCHTAWKGERVYHDDDEKGECFRKYVYPETSYNDHSLFLTQRSRYAFLFNYNIKNYKKWAYGLRKAGYATDRKYPVKLIKIIKDYQLYEFDKIKKGNFVEKVKNLNEGEKLEKPIVIPKVTSSFYKVKKGDTLYSISRKFNISVANLKAINNLDSNIISVGQKLLVKK; this is encoded by the coding sequence ATGAAGTTAAAAATTATTTTTAGTTGTGTTTTTTTATTGATTTTATGTAGCTGTGGAGCTAAGAAAAAGGTTGTAAACAAGAAAAATCCGGGTGTGGTAATTGTAGAGCCAGCACCTATAGATTTGCCATCTGTTAATGAAGTAGAATTAACAAAAAAACTAAACAAAAATAATCCTAGATTAAATAAAGAAACGCTTTCTTATATTAGAAAATATGCGCCAATTGCAGTAAAAGAAATGCACGAATATAAAATTCCGGCAAGTATAACTTTAGCTCAAGGAATTTTAGAATCTGGTAAAGGTAAAAGTGAGTTGGCTTTAAAGTCTAATAATCATTTCGGAATTAAATGTCATACTGCCTGGAAAGGTGAAAGAGTCTATCATGATGATGATGAAAAAGGAGAGTGTTTTAGAAAATACGTTTATCCAGAAACTTCTTATAACGACCATTCACTTTTTTTAACACAAAGAAGTCGATATGCTTTTTTGTTTAATTACAATATTAAAAACTATAAAAAATGGGCTTATGGCTTAAGAAAAGCAGGTTATGCAACAGATAGAAAATATCCTGTTAAGCTTATAAAAATAATTAAAGACTATCAACTTTATGAGTTTGACAAAATTAAGAAAGGAAATTTTGTTGAAAAAGTAAAAAACCTGAATGAAGGAGAAAAGTTAGAAAAACCAATAGTTATACCAAAGGTTACAAGCAGTTTTTATAAAGTAAAAAAAGGAGATACCTTGTATTCTATTTCTAGAAAATTTAATATATCTGTAGCCAACTTAAAAGCAATTAACAATTTAGACAGTAATATTATTTCTGTAGGACAAAAATTGTTGGTAAAAAAGTAA
- a CDS encoding 1-aminocyclopropane-1-carboxylate deaminase/D-cysteine desulfhydrase, with amino-acid sequence MDLNATIVSKNEQIELSLLKEKNVELFIKREDLIHPFVSGNKFRKLKYNIEEAIKLKKKSVLTFGGAYSNHIAATAVAGKLAGLKTFAVIRGDELGKNIKETLEGNPTLRKAAENGMKFHFVSRELYRQKTSFGFIEKMKNKWGDFYMIPEGGTNGLAVDGCQEILTEQDSKFDYICAAVGTGGTISGIIKSLEKHQKVIGFPALKGAFLSEEIKKYTIRKDNWSLQKKYHFGGYAKFNDELIEFINTFKEKTGVLLDPVYTGKMLFGILDLIKKDTFEQGTKILAIHTGGIQGIDGFNANLVKKNLQIINV; translated from the coding sequence ATGGATTTAAACGCAACAATTGTATCAAAAAACGAACAAATAGAACTCTCTTTATTAAAAGAAAAAAATGTAGAACTTTTTATTAAAAGAGAAGATTTAATACACCCGTTTGTTTCTGGTAACAAGTTTAGAAAACTAAAATATAATATTGAAGAAGCAATTAAGTTAAAGAAAAAATCTGTCTTAACATTTGGTGGCGCATACTCTAACCACATCGCTGCAACTGCTGTAGCGGGTAAGTTAGCAGGTTTAAAAACGTTTGCTGTAATTAGAGGAGACGAGTTAGGTAAAAATATTAAAGAAACTTTAGAAGGGAACCCAACTTTAAGAAAAGCAGCAGAAAATGGAATGAAATTTCATTTTGTGTCAAGAGAATTGTACAGGCAAAAAACGTCTTTTGGTTTTATAGAAAAGATGAAAAATAAATGGGGAGATTTTTATATGATTCCTGAAGGAGGAACCAACGGTTTGGCAGTAGATGGTTGCCAAGAAATTTTAACAGAACAAGATTCTAAATTCGATTATATTTGTGCTGCTGTTGGTACTGGAGGTACTATTTCTGGAATAATAAAATCTTTAGAAAAACATCAAAAAGTTATTGGTTTTCCCGCTTTAAAAGGAGCTTTTTTATCCGAAGAAATTAAAAAATATACCATTCGTAAAGACAATTGGAGCTTACAAAAAAAGTATCATTTTGGAGGTTATGCAAAATTTAATGATGAGTTGATAGAGTTTATCAATACATTTAAAGAGAAAACAGGTGTTTTATTAGACCCAGTTTATACAGGTAAAATGTTGTTTGGTATTTTAGATTTAATTAAAAAAGATACTTTTGAACAAGGCACTAAAATTTTAGCAATTCATACTGGTGGTATACAAGGAATTGATGGTTTTAACGCAAACTTAGTTAAAAAGAATCTACAAATTATAAATGTGTAA
- a CDS encoding ABC-F family ATP-binding cassette domain-containing protein, with product MLNVHNLTVSFMGTDLFSGITFKLNKGDRIGLIGKNGAGKSTLLKVLSKDIESSGGTMAFDKDVQIGFLRQDIDFVEGRTILEEAYQAFEEIKEIELQLDQINEQLATRTDYESESYSQLIIDLTEKTERYELLGGYNYQGDTEKILQGLGFKREDFDKLTDTFSGGWRMRIELAKLLLQNNDILLLDEPTNHLDIESIIWLENFLKGYAGAIVLVSHDKMFLDNVTNRTIEISLGQIYDYKKPYSEFLLLRGEIKEKQLQAQKNQEKEIKQKQHLINKFKAKASKASMAQSLMKQLDKVELIEVDQDDNQAMNVRFNISREPGKIIVEAENLCKSYGDKHVLEGVDLLIERNSKIAFVGQNGQGKSTLAKMMVGEIPFEGHLKLGHNVEVGYFAQNQSEHLPPEKTVLEIMEDAATDTNRMRVRDMLGSFLFGGDAVDKKAKVLSGGERNRLALCKLLLQPFNVLIMDEPTNHLDIASKTVLKEALNNFNGTLIVVSHDREFLQGLTTTVYGFKDKEIKEYLGDIDYFLDQHKLENLREAEKRTVVKVAKDTSKKEAHLLSREQEKELKKLNNKLSKVETEIADLEKEIEKIDLELANNYDEVSSRPNFFEKYKAKKAKLDAAMEDWEKIEAQVSNFS from the coding sequence ATGCTAAACGTTCATAATTTAACAGTTTCATTTATGGGAACTGATTTGTTTTCTGGTATTACTTTCAAATTAAATAAAGGAGACAGAATTGGTTTAATAGGTAAAAATGGAGCAGGAAAATCTACACTTTTAAAAGTTCTTTCTAAGGATATTGAAAGTAGTGGAGGTACAATGGCGTTTGATAAAGATGTGCAAATTGGTTTTTTAAGACAAGATATAGATTTTGTTGAAGGAAGAACTATCTTAGAAGAAGCATATCAAGCATTCGAAGAAATTAAAGAAATAGAACTACAATTAGATCAAATAAACGAACAATTAGCTACAAGAACAGACTACGAAAGTGAATCTTATAGCCAATTAATTATTGATTTAACAGAAAAAACAGAACGTTACGAGCTTTTAGGAGGTTACAACTATCAAGGAGACACGGAAAAAATTTTACAAGGTTTAGGTTTTAAAAGAGAAGACTTTGACAAACTAACCGATACTTTTTCTGGAGGATGGAGAATGCGAATTGAATTGGCAAAATTATTATTACAAAATAATGATATTTTGCTTTTAGATGAGCCAACAAACCACTTAGATATCGAATCTATTATTTGGTTAGAAAACTTTTTAAAAGGATACGCTGGTGCAATTGTATTGGTTTCTCACGATAAAATGTTTTTAGATAACGTAACAAATAGAACTATAGAAATTTCTTTAGGGCAAATTTACGATTACAAAAAACCTTATTCAGAATTTTTGCTTTTAAGAGGAGAAATTAAAGAAAAGCAATTACAAGCTCAAAAGAATCAAGAGAAAGAAATAAAGCAAAAACAACACTTAATAAATAAGTTTAAAGCCAAAGCTAGTAAAGCCTCTATGGCGCAATCTTTAATGAAACAACTAGATAAAGTTGAGTTGATTGAAGTAGATCAAGACGATAATCAGGCAATGAATGTTCGATTTAACATTTCTAGAGAACCTGGTAAAATTATTGTTGAAGCAGAAAATTTGTGTAAAAGCTATGGCGATAAACACGTTTTAGAAGGTGTAGACTTATTAATAGAAAGAAATAGTAAAATTGCTTTTGTTGGTCAAAACGGACAAGGAAAATCTACACTGGCAAAAATGATGGTTGGAGAAATTCCGTTTGAAGGTCATTTAAAATTAGGTCATAATGTAGAAGTTGGTTATTTCGCTCAAAACCAATCAGAACATTTACCACCAGAAAAAACAGTTCTAGAAATCATGGAAGATGCAGCAACAGATACTAACAGAATGCGTGTTAGAGATATGTTGGGGTCTTTCTTATTTGGTGGAGATGCTGTAGATAAAAAAGCAAAAGTACTTTCTGGAGGAGAAAGAAATCGATTGGCATTATGTAAATTATTATTGCAACCATTTAATGTTTTAATAATGGATGAGCCAACAAACCACTTAGATATTGCCTCTAAAACAGTTTTAAAAGAAGCTTTAAATAACTTTAATGGTACATTAATTGTAGTTTCTCACGATAGAGAATTCTTACAAGGTTTAACTACCACAGTTTATGGTTTTAAAGACAAAGAAATTAAAGAATATTTAGGTGATATCGATTATTTCTTAGATCAACATAAATTAGAAAATTTAAGAGAAGCAGAAAAAAGAACGGTTGTAAAAGTTGCTAAAGACACTTCTAAAAAAGAAGCACATTTATTATCTAGAGAACAAGAAAAAGAGTTGAAAAAACTAAATAATAAACTCTCTAAAGTAGAAACCGAAATTGCAGATTTAGAAAAAGAAATAGAAAAAATAGACTTAGAATTGGCTAATAATTACGATGAAGTTTCATCTAGACCAAATTTCTTTGAAAAATACAAAGCTAAAAAAGCAAAATTAGATGCTGCAATGGAAGATTGGGAAAAAATAGAAGCGCAAGTTTCTAACTTCTCATAA